One segment of Streptomyces sp. TG1A-8 DNA contains the following:
- a CDS encoding chaplin codes for MRKTAAAVTGTVLALGLAGPASADAGAKGVAVGSPGVLSGNVVQAPVHAPINVCGNSVNIIGLLNPAFGSTCVNR; via the coding sequence ATGAGGAAGACCGCCGCTGCCGTCACCGGCACCGTCCTGGCCCTGGGCCTGGCCGGGCCCGCCTCCGCCGACGCCGGGGCCAAGGGCGTCGCCGTCGGTTCCCCCGGCGTCCTGTCCGGCAACGTCGTCCAGGCCCCGGTCCACGCGCCGATCAACGTCTGCGGCAACAGCGTCAACATCATCGGCCTGCTGAACCCGGCGTTCGGCAGCACCTGCGTCAACCGCTGA
- a CDS encoding glycoside hydrolase family 26 protein has product MARQRRGSRSGRPVVIAALIVAAAAAGTAVGPGFAAAPATARAVGPSAPAPVPAPVAPAPAAPAPVGSAQAPPAFGAFLDSGPQGVARMAGLSRWLGGTELKVAHTYLPGGRWRDIEGSPGFLDAWAHWRREKADRMLVLNVPMQERNEDHLPDAEVRSLLRQGAAGGFDPHFRALAERLVELKVPDTVIVLGWEMNGTTYTHRCGPDPRSWKTYWNRIVTTMRAVPGQRFRFDFTPSRGRDAVAWTECYPGDGTVDIIGMDSYDQPAGMPFDEQVAEPYGLQQHVDFAKAHGKPVSYPEWGLFRNGDNAEYVRRMFAWFDAHRPLYNTLTDYCPHGVWQCAANPEASRVYRSALYGRTGGPAPAAPAPAPTAAPGPRPTATPRTAADCSPLDLGAGVEHWAGGFCLRFDR; this is encoded by the coding sequence ATGGCTCGACAACGGCGCGGATCCCGGTCCGGGCGGCCGGTCGTGATCGCGGCCCTGATCGTGGCCGCGGCCGCGGCCGGCACGGCGGTCGGTCCCGGATTCGCCGCGGCCCCGGCGACGGCGCGGGCCGTCGGCCCGTCCGCCCCCGCTCCCGTCCCCGCACCGGTCGCTCCCGCACCCGCCGCCCCGGCACCGGTCGGCTCCGCCCAGGCCCCCCCGGCCTTCGGCGCCTTCCTCGACTCCGGTCCGCAGGGGGTGGCCCGGATGGCCGGACTGAGCCGCTGGCTCGGCGGGACCGAGCTGAAGGTCGCGCACACCTATCTGCCCGGCGGCCGCTGGCGCGACATCGAGGGCTCGCCGGGCTTCCTGGACGCGTGGGCGCACTGGCGGCGGGAGAAGGCCGACCGGATGCTCGTCCTCAACGTGCCCATGCAGGAGCGCAACGAGGACCACCTCCCCGACGCCGAGGTGCGGTCGTTGCTGCGGCAGGGCGCGGCCGGGGGGTTCGACCCCCACTTCCGCGCACTGGCCGAGCGGCTCGTGGAGCTGAAGGTGCCGGACACCGTGATCGTGCTCGGCTGGGAGATGAACGGCACCACCTACACGCACCGCTGCGGACCGGACCCCCGGTCCTGGAAGACGTACTGGAACAGGATCGTCACCACCATGCGGGCGGTGCCGGGCCAGAGGTTCCGGTTCGACTTCACACCGAGCCGCGGCCGGGACGCCGTCGCCTGGACCGAGTGCTACCCCGGTGACGGCACCGTCGACATCATCGGCATGGACTCCTACGACCAGCCGGCCGGAATGCCGTTCGACGAACAGGTGGCGGAGCCCTACGGCCTGCAGCAGCACGTGGACTTCGCCAAGGCCCACGGCAAGCCGGTCTCCTACCCGGAGTGGGGCCTCTTCCGCAACGGCGACAACGCCGAGTACGTCCGGCGCATGTTCGCCTGGTTCGACGCGCACCGGCCGCTGTACAACACGCTGACCGACTACTGCCCGCACGGCGTGTGGCAGTGTGCGGCCAACCCGGAGGCGTCCCGGGTCTACCGGTCCGCCCTGTACGGCCGCACCGGCGGGCCGGCCCCGGCGGCCCCGGCACCCGCGCCCACCGCGGCCCCGGGTCCCCGGCCGACGGCCACCCCGAGGACCGCGGCCGACTGCTCGCCGCTGGACCTGGGCGCCGGGGTCGAGCACTGGGCCGGCGGGTTCTGCCTCCGCTTCGACCGGTGA
- a CDS encoding GNAT family N-acetyltransferase, with product MAPAWNRLYRGCAAATPFQSHAWLHSWWRSYGGPGRLRLLLVRRDGDLVAAAPLRLVRRPLPALVPLGGTISDYADVLLDDADDGRAADALTWALHRAARTALIDFREVRPGAAVERVHDRWPGPRRTLPDSLCLELPAVPLDGLVARLPSAKAAQRVRAKQRRLATLGVERRAVAPEEVGAALHRLLELHRLQWRGRKVTGEHLRPRFREHLVRAVGPMVRSGDAVVTEFRIGDEVLAVDVTLLSRNLAGGYLYGAHPRLRAQKADVAVMLLDACAGTAHTGTGGHGTLSLLRGDEPYKHHWRPEPVLNRRLLLARRRTAPLLSAALGDAAARQRGKEVLHRWRQHRTR from the coding sequence CTGGCCCCGGCCTGGAACCGGCTGTACCGCGGGTGCGCCGCTGCGACCCCGTTCCAGAGCCACGCCTGGCTGCACTCGTGGTGGCGGTCGTACGGCGGACCCGGGCGGCTGCGGCTGCTGCTGGTGCGCCGCGACGGCGACCTCGTGGCCGCGGCGCCGCTGAGGCTGGTGCGCCGTCCGCTGCCCGCGCTGGTGCCGCTGGGCGGGACGATCTCCGACTACGCGGACGTGCTGCTGGACGACGCCGACGACGGCCGCGCCGCCGACGCCCTCACCTGGGCGCTGCACCGGGCGGCGCGCACCGCGCTGATCGACTTCCGGGAGGTGCGGCCGGGCGCCGCGGTGGAGCGGGTCCACGACCGCTGGCCCGGCCCGCGCCGCACGCTCCCGGACTCCCTCTGCCTGGAACTGCCCGCCGTGCCCCTGGACGGGCTGGTCGCCCGGCTGCCGTCCGCCAAGGCCGCCCAGCGGGTGCGGGCCAAGCAGCGCAGGCTGGCGACGCTGGGCGTGGAACGCCGCGCGGTCGCCCCCGAGGAGGTCGGGGCGGCGCTGCACCGGCTGCTGGAACTGCACCGGCTGCAGTGGCGGGGCCGGAAGGTGACGGGCGAACACCTGCGCCCCCGGTTCCGCGAGCACCTCGTGCGGGCCGTGGGCCCGATGGTGCGCTCGGGGGACGCCGTCGTGACCGAGTTCCGCATCGGGGACGAGGTGCTGGCCGTCGACGTGACGCTGCTGTCGCGGAACCTGGCCGGCGGTTACCTGTACGGGGCCCACCCCCGCCTGCGCGCGCAGAAGGCGGACGTCGCCGTGATGCTGCTGGACGCGTGCGCCGGGACCGCGCACACCGGCACGGGCGGCCACGGCACGCTGAGCCTGCTGCGCGGCGACGAGCCGTACAAGCACCACTGGCGTCCCGAACCCGTCCTCAACCGGCGGCTGCTGCTGGCCCGGCGCCGGACGGCCCCGCTGCTGTCGGCCGCCCTGGGCGACGCGGCGGCCCGGCAGCGGGGCAAGGAGGTGCTGCACCGGTGGAGGCAACACCGCACGCGCTAG
- a CDS encoding lipopolysaccharide biosynthesis protein translates to MTENPAPHRRLLRVPRARSLPPWSLVAAGALAGGLLGGAYGALKPPAYTATSYVVAVPADKSDTASALGFAQAYGRVATQLAVLGDAQVWAGVPVRTLRDSVRTATSPDAPMVAVSATSDRPARAADMANAVARSLTQHANAVKADTHVGLLQFSRAAEPAAPASASADVTALVGAGAGGLLGGLALLVRPRRPPEEEAAVRPAPVPGPAVAADAQGQR, encoded by the coding sequence ATGACCGAGAACCCCGCCCCGCACCGCCGCCTCCTCCGTGTCCCCCGCGCCCGCTCGCTGCCGCCCTGGTCACTGGTGGCGGCCGGGGCCCTCGCGGGCGGTCTGCTCGGCGGCGCCTACGGCGCGCTGAAGCCCCCGGCGTACACGGCCACCAGCTACGTCGTCGCGGTGCCCGCCGACAAGTCCGACACCGCCTCCGCGCTCGGCTTCGCCCAGGCCTACGGCCGGGTCGCCACCCAGCTCGCGGTGCTGGGGGACGCGCAGGTGTGGGCCGGGGTGCCGGTGCGGACCCTGCGCGACAGCGTGCGCACGGCCACCTCGCCGGACGCCCCGATGGTCGCCGTCTCCGCCACCTCCGACCGCCCCGCGCGGGCCGCCGACATGGCCAACGCGGTCGCCCGCTCCCTCACCCAGCACGCCAACGCGGTCAAGGCCGACACGCACGTGGGGCTCCTGCAGTTCTCCCGCGCGGCCGAACCGGCCGCGCCGGCCTCGGCGTCCGCCGACGTGACCGCCCTGGTCGGGGCGGGCGCGGGCGGCCTGCTCGGCGGGCTCGCGCTGCTGGTGCGGCCCCGGCGCCCGCCGGAGGAGGAGGCGGCGGTGCGTCCGGCCCCGGTGCCCGGCCCGGCCGTCGCCGCCGACGCGCAGGGTCAGCGGTGA
- a CDS encoding glycosyltransferase, protein MRVLHVITGLGAGGAEQQLRLLLRHLPVRCEVVTLTDPGPVADGLAADGVRVVHLGMAGNRDLAALPRLAGIVRRGRYDLVHTHLYRACLYGRIAARLAGVRAVVATEHSLGDSQLEGRPLTPGVRALYLAGERLGRSTVAVSPTVAGRLRRWGVPAPRIEVVPNGIDLERFRFDPVRRLRTRDRLGLPADAFVVGGIGRLVPGKRFDVLVRALAHLPADCRLLLVGGGPEEGALRRTAHAAGVADRVLFAGERPYLADGSAGPDLPALASAMDVLASPSPEETFGLAVVEALAAGLPVRYASCPALEDLPPEAAPDALRVRGGAEDHARALAAVRAAGPGPRTAPEAARHYCITRSAARLMDVYTAALARTVPPSRSPQGASPS, encoded by the coding sequence CGGCACCTGCCGGTGCGGTGCGAGGTGGTGACGCTGACCGATCCCGGGCCGGTCGCCGACGGACTGGCCGCCGACGGGGTGCGGGTGGTGCACCTCGGCATGGCCGGCAACCGCGACCTGGCCGCGCTGCCCCGCCTGGCCGGGATCGTCCGGCGCGGCCGTTACGACCTGGTGCACACCCACCTGTACCGGGCCTGCCTGTACGGCCGGATCGCCGCCCGGCTCGCCGGGGTCCGCGCGGTGGTCGCCACCGAGCACTCCCTCGGCGACTCGCAGCTGGAGGGCCGGCCGCTCACACCGGGCGTACGCGCGCTGTACCTGGCCGGCGAGCGGCTGGGCCGGTCCACCGTCGCCGTCTCCCCCACGGTCGCCGGGCGCCTGCGGCGCTGGGGGGTGCCCGCGCCGCGCATCGAGGTCGTGCCCAACGGCATCGACCTGGAGCGGTTCCGCTTCGACCCGGTACGGCGGCTGCGCACCCGCGACCGGCTCGGGCTGCCCGCGGACGCGTTCGTGGTCGGCGGGATCGGCCGGCTCGTTCCCGGCAAGCGCTTCGACGTGCTGGTCCGGGCCCTGGCGCACCTGCCCGCCGACTGCCGGCTGCTGCTGGTCGGCGGCGGCCCCGAGGAGGGCGCCCTGCGCCGCACCGCGCACGCGGCCGGGGTGGCCGACCGGGTGCTGTTCGCCGGGGAACGGCCGTACCTGGCCGATGGGTCCGCCGGCCCGGACCTGCCCGCGCTGGCCTCGGCGATGGACGTGCTCGCCTCGCCGTCCCCGGAGGAGACCTTCGGCCTGGCGGTCGTGGAGGCGCTGGCGGCCGGGCTGCCGGTGCGGTACGCCTCCTGCCCGGCGCTGGAGGACCTGCCGCCCGAAGCCGCCCCGGACGCCCTGCGGGTGCGGGGCGGCGCGGAGGACCACGCCCGCGCGCTGGCCGCGGTCCGCGCCGCGGGACCCGGCCCGCGCACCGCCCCCGAGGCCGCCCGCCACTACTGCATCACCCGCAGCGCCGCCCGGCTCATGGACGTCTACACGGCGGCGCTCGCCCGCACCGTCCCCCCGTCCCGATCCCCCCAGGGAGCCAGTCCGTCATGA